The nucleotide window GTCAGGAGGGAGCCCTGGCCCCTGTACTGCATGTCACGAGTACGGAGTCCCCGCCTCTGCTGCTGTAGGCCTCTAAGGTGAGGGGCCGGGAGGGAGGCCAGTGGAGCACTCAGCCCGGGTGGAGAGATCTGCTCTAATCCAACAGTCAACGAGAGGGCAGCCGGGGATGGGGCCCTCGGCGGGCCACGCCCCTCACTCCCCTTCTGGAAAGAGGCTTTGCTGACACATCCACGCAAGAGCAAGGAGAGGAGTCACCAAGTGGGCAGCAGGCACCTACCTGCCACACTGTCCTTGGTCACCAAGGCAGGGCCCAGAGGGCAGAAGGTGTCAAAGGTTTTCCCCAGCAGCCACTGCTTTCCATTGCGTCTCACCTGCCAGTCACGGGCACTCACGTCGTGTGCCACAGTGAAGCCAGCCACATGGGCCATGGCATCTGCAgcctgtgggggcagggggttTGGCCAGATGGGAGGTTAGCTCATGGTGACACCAAGCCCGGTCACAAAGGGTCTCAAAGCCTCGATCCCATGTTAGGGCTGCAGACAGCTGAGGTGGTGGTGGGCGAGGGGCATGGCCACGTCAGGGGCGGGTAGCTGACAACCACTCCCCAGTGCCAGGGTAGCTGGCCCTCCCCCTCACCTTGATGTGCTTGCCTCTCTTCCCAATGACCACGGCCAGCTCCACCTCCCAGTCCACCTCCTGCAGGGCGGGAAGGGGCAGTGagctgctgggccctgggctccgCTATTCCGCTGAGGGGCTCCTGCCGCGGGGCCAGGCCTCTTAACGGTGGGGTGGCTGCCGGCCCGTACGTGGGAGACGGCAGCCCTAGGGGAGGCCCCGCAGGGGAGGTGTCACGTGTGGACCACAGACTTCGGGCAGTGAAGGCAGCACCGCTGCAGGCAGGCAgagtgactccagggactgcggAAGAGCAACGTTTTTCTGGGGAGGGAGTTTTACCAAAATCACTCTTGATACTTCCAAAAAAGGATAAATACCGAATAACAATAGCTAACCCTACTTGtttgccaggcactattctaagtgctttaatGCACTAACTCACTTAAATAATAACAAGATCAACATGCCAAAATAAACGTGGGCCAAAGGCTTGAATAAGCAgtttacaaaaatatatacacacggccacaaaaaggaaaaatgctcAGCTTGTTCCATAATTAGCAAAGTGCAAATATAAACTAGATACAAGTTAGCCGTGCAAACTGACTTTTCTAACAGTAACAACCATGAACACAAAAAAGAACTGGATTTCTTGGGGAAAGGGCCAAGTCCCTGTCAGTGACGAGAGTACGAGACAAGCCTGGAACTGCTTGGCCATAGGAAGGAAGTGCTCAGAAAGTGATGTGGGTGGGGGCCATCCGAAAGCCTCCCCCTAACCAAACTGAGATCCTCTGAGTGTCAGAAACAATGTAAATGATGGACTATGGTCTATGACATATTGGATAAAAGTAAAAATCAGGAATTTACAGTGATAAAGGGACAGGggtaaaacaaaaaaccaagcaGTGTTTCTCCACAGAATACCAGCTAATAAAAGTAGAAGGCATGACAGAGAAGAAAAGTCAGATTTTTCTAATCCTTACTGCAGTAATGGGTTCAGGGAAGGATGACCAGATGATTCCTGGAAGAGAACTTGTGGGGCAAATAAGATAGTCACGTGGTTTCAGTGACTCCTCTGCAGACTGTTTGCTCGTTTCCACAGTGAAATGTACCTTTACCATGGAGAGGTCACGTGAGCATCACGGACACGAAGGACCAGCTGACCCTGGATGTGATATAAGTGCGCACCTGCTGCTACAGACAATGTCAgggtccctccccatcccccagctcATCTACCGCAACCTAAACCCGGGGTGATGGCATGAGGTGTGACGGTATGAGAGGTGATCaggtcatgagggcagagcccCCATGAAGAGGCTAGTGCCCTTATAAAGAGAGATGTTAGAGAGCTCACTCCAAGGACACAGTGAAGAGGCAGTCATCTGTGGGCCAGAAAGTGGGTCCTAATCTATTGGTACCTTGATCTcggacttcccagcctctagaaTTTCAGGAACTCAATGTCTTGTTTTGTAAGTCATCCATTCTGCAGTATTTTGTGACAGCAGCCTGAGCAGATTAACCTGTGTAGAACTTGACAAAAATGtttaacctgaatctaatcatgacgGACCAACCAGACAAATCCAGAGTGTGAGACACGCCATGAGACAATGTGCCTGACTTCTTCAAAAAGCCTGTTATGAAAGATAAAAACGGGGGAGAGAGACTGCTTGGGGTCAGGGGTCAGCAGGCTGTGGCCCACAGGCCAAATCCTTGCTTGTTTGCTGTCTCTGTTCCTGTAAATAACGTTTTCCTGGGACACAGTCAGGTTCCTTCATGGACCAGCCAGGCTGCTCTCACACAACAGTGGCAAGGCTGAACTGTTCCTACAGACACTACTTGCTGCTCAAAGCCTAACACCTACTGTTAACTGGCCCTTTGAGAAAAAGTCTGTGAATCCCTGTTCTGGACAAAAGGCACTAAGAGATACAACCAAATACAACGTGTGACCCTGATTGATCCTGCACCAACACCAAAACACAAAATAGGACCCAAATTAAAAGTCACCTTTGGAGGCAACTGCTAATATTCCCAATTGGACTGGTTAATATTAACTTAGATATGGTTAATGTTAACTTTCTTAGTTGTGGTAATGGTATTACGGTCATGTAGGACATTGTCCTTATTCTCAGGAGATGTATGCTGAAGTTTTTAtgagtgaactttttttttttttgctgacaaaGCAACAGACTTTACTGGGAAGGGGCGCCTGGGTGGgagcaggagggtaaggaaaCCCAGGAGGAGGACTGCTCTCCTACATGACTTGCAATTATGAGTGAACTGTCTTAATGTCTATAATTTACTTTGTAAAGTTCTTTCTACTAACCCCCCTTAAAAAAGTGTGTGTGCGCCTGTGGGAcatgagggaagggaaggaaggagagacgTGGGAAAAcagggcgggggagggagggtgggagagaagAGCAAATACAGCAAAATGTACATTGTGAATCCAGGTAAAGACGCTGGGTAGTCactgcattttttccccccaactttactataattttcaaagtatttctaaactaaaaattttaaagtactagTAAGGGtacatacactgctggtggataTGTAAACTGTTTTTGCAGTCGAAGGTCACTCTGGCTAATTTTTGAAACCCTGCCTATACCCTGATAAAGACATTCACATTCTAAGAGttaatttaaaggaaataatCACACATTCATGGATGTGCAAAGTCTCTTCTGTAAggatgttcactgcaacattataAAAGCTAAAAACTGCAAACAACCTATTTAGCAATATGAGGACTACTGAATAAATTATGGCCACTGATACAATAGAAAACTAAGCAGTAACCTAAAAAACGTCAGGGGAGAATATTTAATGGCATGAAAAATGTTCTTGATAGAGAACTTAAGTAAATGGTAGGCACATGCACAGTATAAACAGAAACAGGAATAGAAAAACCCTGggaattatatgtggaatctaaaaagaagcaatacaaatgaacttacttacaaaacagactcactggctagaatgaatttatggttgctggggcaggggggaagggatagttagggagtttgggatgaacatgtacacactgctgtatttaaaatggataaccaacaaggttgGACCttttgtatagcacatggaactctgctcaatgtcatgtggcagcctggatgggaggggtgtttggaggagaatggatacatgtatatgtatggctgagtccctctgctgttcatctgaaactatcacaacatggttCATTGGCTATTACCCCAAAAcaagttcaaaaggaaaaaaaaaaattctgggaagATATACAGTAGAACATGAATGTTGCAAGCCCTGCACAGTGGGGACATATGtagcttttcatttctttatgtatttatgtacttttgaaatttgaaaattatgaaatttatgtaatttctttacatattttatttattttctatgaagcaagtatattacttttataatcaaacagaaaaacaattaatgtttttttttcccccaggagcTGTCTTATCACTGTATAATACCCTGGAGTTTCTGTTTAATGCACTACTGAGCAACAGGTGGTTCCCTTAGCGGGACGCTGAGCACCTGTGTGATGGGCCCCAGTGCCCGGGGTGGGGGAATGGGGGGTAGGCACCCACCTGGCTCTCGGGCGGAAGGATGATGTCATCGTAGGGCCCCACGATGGCGCTAGCGAACTTGCTGAAGATGATGGGCTCCTTGGGCACAGGCACGTTCTGTTCTCTGCAGTGGTCCGCATAGTTCATGCCCACACATACCACCTTGTCTGGCCGAGTGACCGGGGCCAGGAGCGTCACCTCTGCCCGTGGGAGGACTGGCAAGTGGGTGGCCAGTGCTCTGCAAAGACCAGAACAGGAGAGGGGCCTGCTGGGGAGACCCTGCAGCTGCTACcaagctttgctttttaaaacatactttcTAGAGCAACCATCAGAGTCAGCATTGAAAATCAAGCCCAGCTATTGCCCCTTGATATGAGAGTACTGTTTATGTTCATCCAGTGTTGACTTCCTCTCCCCAATTAGGTAATATGGGCTTTCTCAGGTggcccggtggtaaagaatccacctgccaatgcaggagatgagggttcagtccctgggttgggaaggtcccctggagaaggaaatggtaacccaccccagtattcttgcctagagaatcccatggtcagaggggcctggcgacctacagtttgtggggtcacaaagagtctgatactacttagcgactaaacaacataatATGGAATTACATAATACAGAAATACATAATAATTTCCATGTAAGTGAATTCAAAGGGTGCAAATGGGGATAAAAGAAAGCTCTatcttcctccccttctcctaggcaccccactccctccccacagACAAATGCTGTGTCCTGTATAGATTTTCACAGTCACTCTGTGTAAACTCTTCTCCCATCTTTTTTATGCCAATGACAGCACGTTATATATacgccttttaaaaaaatatgtattttagagATCTTAACATATAAAGTCTATtagctttctcttttttgtatggttgtgTATTACTGCACAGTAGATGCACCCAATTCTCTAATAAGGGACATGGAAGGAGTTTCTAATCTTGCAAGAATATGAAAGTAGGGGGAAAATACTGTTACCAACACTGTGTGTTGTCAAACATCTGTATTTATATCAGCTTAACAGGTGAAAATGACGTCTCAGAGTGGTTTTTCATTTACTGTGTGTCAACATCTTTAGACCAGATACCATAGAGCTCCTGGGTTCAGGGAGGCACCTACCTAATCCAACTCAAACCCAAGAACCGTCTTTAAGAACATCTTTGAAGTCCTCTGCCCTCTTAGGACGCCAGGTTCCAGCCCCTCAGGCAAGCAGGCCTTAACCCCCTAGGGAAGGCAGTGGGACAGAGGAGAATCCTGGCCCCCTCACCAAGTGTGTGGCCCGGGGAAGGTCAGTCATCCTCCCTGGGGCCCCCTGTAAACTGGGCCTACTGTCACACAAGACTCCTAAGGCTCTTTGCTCAGAGAAAGGAAGCCTGCATTACCCTGATCCCTTGCAAAAGAACTACCCTGGTTCTGTTTCCCAGGGCAGGGGTTGGGtggtgaggggggaggggagaacgGGGCAGCTAGGGCAGGGCTGTGCTGCCTGCTGACTTACCTTCTCACCACCGACAGAGTGGCTTCTCCCTGCTCCAGGAATTCCACCATCGTCCTGGGCAGTGTGGGCTCAAAGGCGTTGAGGTTGATGACACCCCCGCCATTCCCTGACTCCAGGCCCAGGTGGGGTCCCGTTAGGTGGGGTGCCTGGAACTGCACCAATCTCATATCTCTGGAGGGCTGAAAGGGCCACCTCTGCACCTGCAGCACAGTCGTGAGCAACCTCCTTCCACCAGACCCCAGCATCAGCTCCTACGGGGAGAAAGTGGGCCCCGAGGACAGAGGGCCTGAAACCATCGCTGGGGTTCCCAAAGCTCCTCGAGCTGCAGCCCAAGGCTTTTCGCCCCATCAGCCTTTCCTGGCACACGGCATGGGAAGCAGTCCAGATTTTAAGTTATTTCACCACGTATATAAGGTCAAGTTTTGCTCAATTCTGTGCCTGTAATGAAACACTGAGacagtgaaggaccaggaagcctggcatgctgcagctcatggggtctcagagtcagacacgacttagcaactgaacaacgacaatgaAACACTTCTAGAGAAGCAACTACTTCATGCCAGCCACTGAGCTAGGTCCCATCTTCCTtcaactggtgcttcctgacagCTTGGGCTGTACCTGCACCACTGAGGCACTGGGCAAACGATGCAGGCCAGACACGCTCAGCCCTGCCGTCCTGCCTGCAGGGAAGACTGATGTTAACAACTGATATGGTTGAGTAGGGTTCAGTCACTGAGACCACTGCTGGGAAgattcggagaaggcagtggcaccccactccagtactcttgcctggaaaatcccatggacggaggagcctggtaggctgtcgtccatggggtcatgaacagtcggacacgactgagcgacttcactttcacttctcactttcatgcattggagaaggaaatggcaacccactccagtgttcttgcctggagaatcccaggaatggcggagcctggtgggctgccatctatggggtcacagagtcggacacgacttagcagcagcagcaacagcagctgggaagattgagggcccTGCCTTTGTTGAGTTTCTTGAGGAAGTGTGGGCTAGGCTAAAATGAATAGGACTAGGAATTCATTAAAGTCTCTTGCTATCATGAGCAAGAGACTGCAGGTGAAACAGGCTCCACTCAAAGACAAGCTGAcagaagtcattttttaaatgccaatttGATCCTGTTACCCtcctatgtgggcttcccagatggtgctatgttaaagaacccgcctgccaatgcaggagacgcaagagacacaggtttgattcctgagtcaggaaaatcccctagaagaggaaatagcaacccgcttcagtattcttgcctggaaaatcccatggccagaggagcctggcaggctacagcccctggggttgcaaagagctggatatgactgagcaactaagtacgcACGCATGGGCGAGAGCACAGGCTGCCTGGGGAGAGGCCGCAGAGGGTTCGGGGCTAAGCCTGATGGGGGCGCTCTCCTCTCTGGGTTCCTGGGCCATGACTGTCTCTCTAACTACTGGGTGCATGGCGCCTAGTACTGCGCCTGCCACACAGCAGGTTCTCAGCTAGTCTCAGCTGAAAGAAGGAATGTCGGAGCAGGGGCTTGACTTTTCACTACTTGGGAAAGCTCGGTGATCATCCATCTCAAGAGGAGGTGCCATCCCTCCTCAAATCACTGACAAAGTATCAACAAGGCTCAGGTCCCATCTTGAGTTCTAGGCTCCACTCAAAGACAAAAcccattctcttctttttttgtttctaagtCTGGCCTCAGTTCCAAAAGTCCCTCCTCTTCACGGTTCCTTGCTTTTAAAAGTTCCtttatgcttgggcttcccaggtggtgcccgagtcaagaacccacctgcaaatgcaggggacgaaagagacatgggttcaatccctgggtcagcaagatctcctggaggaaggcatggcaacccactccagcattcttgcctggagaatcctatggacagaggagcctggtgggctacagcccatggggtcacaaacaactgaagcgacttagcatgcattatGCTCAGGCACTTGGAGGTAATCCCAGACTCCTGGTTCTCCGATGGTTCCATCTGCCTTGATAAGCTAAAGACTGATTAGATCCAGATCACTGTTCTGATTGCTCACTGTGCTGGCTGATGGGTTTAACCAGA belongs to Cervus elaphus chromosome 11, mCerEla1.1, whole genome shotgun sequence and includes:
- the FAHD2A gene encoding fumarylacetoacetate hydrolase domain-containing protein 2A — encoded protein: MLGSGGRRLLTTVLQVQRWPFQPSRDMRLVQFQAPHLTGPHLGLESGNGGGVINLNAFEPTLPRTMVEFLEQGEATLSVVRRALATHLPVLPRAEVTLLAPVTRPDKVVCVGMNYADHCREQNVPVPKEPIIFSKFASAIVGPYDDIILPPESQEVDWEVELAVVIGKRGKHIKAADAMAHVAGFTVAHDVSARDWQVRRNGKQWLLGKTFDTFCPLGPALVTKDSVADPHNLKICCRVNGEVMQSSNTNQMVFKTEELIAWVSQFVTLYPGDIILTGTPPGVGMFRKPPVFLKKGDEVQCEIEDLGVIVNKVV